In the genome of Gloeotrichia echinulata CP02, one region contains:
- a CDS encoding helix-turn-helix domain-containing protein: MSDDTKEFPYSEKYNVKTSKFLTPFQRKVLLKNIQVSLPPKYHLRIEIMLLADQGKSPTEICQILGCSYHMARYWVGVAKAGLAHQWEEQPIGRPKSVNKQYLARLQELVSHSPGEYGYPFQHWTAQWLSQHLASELGIKITKRHINRLLKQMGLSTQQQNNSLIQKTDDIPDSEITISELQLPCEPSCQWSLNFIK; encoded by the coding sequence ATGTCAGATGATACCAAGGAATTTCCATATTCGGAAAAATACAACGTTAAAACTAGCAAGTTTTTAACGCCTTTTCAGCGCAAAGTTCTGCTAAAAAATATCCAAGTTAGTTTACCACCAAAATACCATCTTCGGATCGAGATTATGTTGTTGGCAGATCAGGGAAAATCTCCAACCGAAATTTGTCAAATATTGGGTTGTTCCTACCATATGGCGCGATATTGGGTTGGTGTAGCAAAAGCTGGTTTAGCTCATCAATGGGAAGAACAGCCAATCGGTAGACCTAAGAGTGTGAACAAGCAATATCTCGCACGCTTACAAGAATTGGTCAGCCATAGCCCTGGTGAATATGGCTATCCATTTCAACACTGGACAGCGCAATGGTTAAGCCAGCATTTAGCCAGTGAACTGGGAATTAAAATTACCAAACGCCATATCAATCGTCTGCTCAAACAAATGGGGCTATCTACTCAACAACAAAACAATAGCCTCATACAAAAAACTGACGATATCCCAGATTCTGAGATTACAATTTCCGAGTTGCAATTACCCTGTGAGCCTAGTTGTCAATGGTCACTAAATTTCATTAAATGA